Proteins encoded together in one Prochlorococcus marinus str. MIT 9211 window:
- a CDS encoding Nif11-like leader peptide family natural product precursor yields MALDDLKKFLQKMQNDSALKEEVLASSTADDVAQIALTLGFEFSGDELLRFSGKKVGRVTVKKNDVPGEYN; encoded by the coding sequence ATGGCCCTTGATGATCTCAAGAAGTTTTTGCAGAAGATGCAAAATGACTCTGCTCTGAAAGAGGAGGTGCTTGCCTCTTCTACTGCTGATGATGTAGCTCAAATTGCATTAACACTTGGATTTGAGTTCTCTGGAGATGAATTGTTAAGGTTCTCAGGTAAGAAGGTAGGAAGGGTGACTGTAAAAAAAAATGACGTACCAGGAGAATACAATTAA
- the rpsU gene encoding 30S ribosomal protein S21, whose translation MTQVTVGENEGIESALRRFKRQVSKAGIFGELKRLRHHETPVEKYKRKLQQRRRNRRR comes from the coding sequence TTGACTCAAGTAACTGTTGGTGAAAACGAAGGAATTGAATCTGCACTTCGTAGATTTAAGCGTCAGGTTTCCAAGGCTGGAATCTTCGGAGAATTGAAGCGTCTTCGTCATCACGAAACGCCAGTTGAAAAATATAAAAGGAAACTCCAACAAAGAAGGCGAAATCGAAGGCGCTAG
- a CDS encoding outer membrane beta-barrel protein, translated as MSLKTSLLAASLALGCVAAPSLADTYSGDLFDDIGGSASSENDFSIYVFGAGGWVSGGDLDYGGTDYDRSEGAAGEAGIGIRFTKNIRLDAAFQYNNFVIDEAAVEKFSAYTSLYTLYYDFTNDSSWTPYIGYGFGSAEMITDSSSDREDEDVTVNQFKVGVTYETASNLDLFGEFVWQGYSDSNMNNTDIDEFDQWKAQAGLRYSFF; from the coding sequence GTGTCTCTTAAGACTTCATTGCTTGCAGCTTCTCTTGCTTTAGGTTGCGTAGCTGCACCTTCTTTGGCTGATACTTATTCAGGTGATCTTTTTGATGATATTGGCGGTAGTGCATCATCTGAAAATGATTTCAGTATTTATGTTTTTGGAGCTGGTGGATGGGTTTCTGGCGGAGACCTTGATTACGGTGGCACTGATTATGACCGCAGTGAGGGAGCTGCAGGTGAGGCAGGTATAGGAATTAGGTTTACAAAGAACATTAGATTGGATGCCGCTTTCCAGTACAACAACTTTGTAATAGATGAAGCTGCAGTTGAGAAGTTCTCTGCATACACATCTCTGTACACTCTTTACTATGATTTCACTAATGATTCCAGCTGGACCCCTTACATTGGTTATGGCTTTGGCTCAGCTGAAATGATTACTGACTCAAGTTCAGACAGAGAGGATGAAGACGTGACTGTAAACCAGTTTAAGGTTGGAGTTACTTATGAGACGGCTTCGAATTTAGATCTATTTGGAGAATTTGTTTGGCAAGGATATAGTGATTCCAATATGAACAATACTGATATTGATGAATTCGATCAGTGGAAGGCTCAGGCAGGTCTTAGATATTCCTTTTTCTAA
- the purT gene encoding formate-dependent phosphoribosylglycinamide formyltransferase, translated as MNIYPKTLMLLGSGELGKEVAISAKRLGCKVIACDRYADAPAMQVADIAEILDMTNSGELKDVINSYKPDVIIPEIEALAVDALDEIERDGITVIPTARATQITMNRDKIRDLASNKLHLKTAKYVYASNSDEVKKAAKELGLPVIVKPIMSSSGKGQSFIRKEEDIELAWELALKKARGVSSRVIVEEFLEFDFEITLLTIRQKDGSTLFCPPIGHEQKNGDYQSSWQPVVITESQLQEAQVMAKAVTQELGGVGIFGVEFFITKESVIFSELSPRPHDTGLVTLISQDLSEFDLHVRAILGLPIPSITVNHPSASRVILSEKNCTKVAYRGIEKALEEEGTKILIFGKPSATKGRRMGVALAKSSTLDKALIKANNSAINVEVIQDDYSN; from the coding sequence ATGAATATTTATCCAAAGACCTTAATGTTGCTAGGGAGTGGAGAGCTTGGGAAGGAAGTCGCTATTTCGGCTAAAAGACTTGGCTGCAAAGTGATTGCTTGCGATAGGTACGCTGACGCTCCTGCAATGCAAGTGGCAGATATTGCCGAAATTTTGGATATGACCAACTCCGGTGAGCTTAAGGATGTTATTAATTCATATAAGCCAGATGTAATCATTCCAGAAATAGAAGCTTTAGCAGTTGATGCTTTGGATGAGATTGAGAGAGATGGGATAACTGTCATACCAACAGCAAGAGCAACACAAATAACAATGAATAGAGACAAAATAAGAGATTTAGCATCTAATAAGCTTCATCTCAAAACTGCTAAATATGTTTATGCATCCAACAGTGATGAAGTCAAAAAAGCTGCTAAAGAACTTGGGTTGCCCGTAATAGTTAAACCAATTATGAGTTCTTCTGGGAAAGGTCAATCTTTCATAAGGAAAGAAGAGGACATTGAGCTTGCCTGGGAACTTGCTCTAAAGAAAGCAAGAGGAGTTTCAAGCAGGGTAATAGTAGAAGAGTTTCTCGAATTCGACTTTGAGATTACATTGTTGACTATTCGTCAAAAAGACGGGTCCACACTTTTCTGTCCTCCAATTGGCCACGAACAAAAAAATGGGGACTATCAATCCAGTTGGCAACCTGTAGTAATTACAGAGAGTCAACTACAAGAAGCACAAGTTATGGCAAAAGCTGTAACTCAAGAGCTTGGCGGAGTTGGAATATTTGGGGTTGAATTCTTTATAACTAAAGAAAGTGTGATTTTTTCTGAATTGTCGCCTAGGCCACATGATACAGGCCTTGTAACGCTTATTAGCCAGGACCTAAGTGAGTTTGACCTTCATGTCAGGGCGATCCTAGGCCTTCCAATTCCTTCAATCACAGTTAATCACCCTAGTGCTAGTAGAGTTATCTTGTCTGAGAAGAATTGCACAAAAGTTGCGTATAGAGGAATTGAAAAAGCTTTGGAAGAAGAAGGTACCAAAATACTAATATTTGGAAAGCCAAGTGCTACAAAAGGCAGAAGGATGGGTGTGGCATTGGCAAAGTCTTCAACCTTAGATAAAGCTCTAATAAAAGCTAATAATTCGGCAATTAATGTAGAAGTAATTCAAGATGATTACTCCAATTAA
- a CDS encoding Nif11 family protein — protein sequence MSKEDLRRFIEKVDQLNKMIDSLDQFPFRREQLSSCNTHEQVIELARTWGFQISRRWGDPL from the coding sequence ATGTCAAAAGAAGATCTTCGGAGATTTATTGAGAAGGTTGATCAACTTAATAAGATGATTGATTCATTGGACCAATTTCCTTTTAGGCGAGAACAACTATCTTCATGCAATACACATGAACAAGTGATAGAGCTTGCAAGAACTTGGGGCTTTCAAATTAGTCGCCGTTGGGGAGATCCTCTATGA
- a CDS encoding glutathione peroxidase, which produces MKVSVTETSVQTSTGTIKKLGEYSGKVLLIVNVASYCGNTPQYSGLQELQNKFKDKGFAVLGFPCNDFGNQEPGTLDEIKEFCSVKFGADFEIFNKVHAKGFTTEPYTTLNKADPAGDVSWNFEKFLIGKDGSVVGRYEPSVQPLSEALISAIQLALDS; this is translated from the coding sequence ATGAAAGTAAGCGTTACTGAAACAAGCGTTCAAACCTCCACTGGGACCATTAAAAAACTTGGGGAATACTCGGGTAAAGTCCTTTTAATAGTAAATGTCGCTAGTTATTGTGGTAATACACCTCAGTATTCTGGATTGCAAGAACTGCAAAATAAGTTTAAAGATAAGGGCTTTGCTGTTTTGGGTTTTCCTTGCAATGACTTTGGGAATCAAGAGCCAGGAACACTAGATGAAATTAAAGAGTTTTGCTCGGTGAAATTTGGCGCAGATTTTGAAATCTTTAATAAGGTTCATGCAAAAGGATTTACCACGGAACCTTATACAACCCTGAATAAGGCGGATCCTGCTGGAGATGTCAGTTGGAATTTTGAGAAATTCTTGATAGGGAAGGACGGAAGTGTTGTTGGCAGATATGAACCTAGTGTTCAACCACTAAGTGAAGCCTTAATTTCTGCAATTCAACTTGCCTTAGATTCTTGA
- a CDS encoding thiol-disulfide oxidoreductase DCC family protein, producing MANSKLTLLFDGSCPFCTREVAFLRLKDKNNKLKFIDIDSREYNPDEFSGITYKEAMTRIHGIKSDGKVLRDLDVFREAYKLVGLSWVYEPTKWPLFRQFAQICYWQWARWRLLLTNRPPLEELCKFRENIFNN from the coding sequence GTGGCAAACTCAAAACTTACTTTATTGTTTGACGGATCATGTCCCTTTTGCACGAGAGAAGTGGCTTTTCTACGTCTAAAAGATAAAAACAATAAGCTTAAATTTATTGATATTGATTCGAGGGAGTATAACCCAGATGAATTTTCAGGGATAACTTATAAAGAAGCTATGACTAGGATCCATGGCATTAAATCTGATGGAAAGGTCCTTAGGGATTTAGATGTTTTTAGAGAGGCTTATAAGTTAGTCGGTTTGTCTTGGGTTTATGAACCTACTAAATGGCCTTTGTTTAGGCAGTTTGCTCAAATATGTTATTGGCAATGGGCTAGATGGAGACTTTTATTGACGAATCGGCCTCCATTAGAGGAGTTATGTAAGTTTAGAGAGAATATTTTCAATAATTAA
- a CDS encoding NRAMP family divalent metal transporter yields MSLSREGVQKSLGPGILLAGACIGGSHLMSSTTAGARFGFALIGLILLTNLIKYPFLLVGTRFTASTGLSLLEGFQARNPFYLPIYLIVSLITGTFTIAAVSFVSGLLLTNIPLFSQFPPMDLSIGVLVISGVILLLGHYRALDRISKVLVILLTLLTAIAVYSLINRASLSDISINLINSDPSPWTLANLSFLIPLMGWMPGPVELCVWPSLWMFSRSKDSNYNASPKEAEFDFNLGYLVTVVTAIFFVTLGALTMYRSGDGMLEGSGVSFAQNLIRLYTEAMGGWAAWIIIPASFAAMFSTTLTCLDAYPRSISATQGLLSGKDRGQLTSKSEQKRLEVWIVLHIFAALSALLIAKSDGIGIKDFVFGAMTGSFLSAPLFAWMAMDTINSNLVSKEYRYGPLMKSLCWAGLFFLIGFSVLFIFNAFFGLGIRS; encoded by the coding sequence ATGTCGCTATCCAGAGAAGGGGTCCAAAAAAGTCTTGGGCCAGGGATTTTATTAGCAGGTGCCTGTATTGGCGGGTCTCATCTTATGTCCTCAACAACAGCAGGCGCAAGGTTTGGATTTGCTTTGATTGGCTTGATATTACTTACTAATCTAATTAAGTACCCATTTCTTCTTGTTGGGACTCGTTTTACTGCATCTACAGGGCTCTCATTACTAGAAGGCTTTCAAGCCCGAAATCCATTTTATCTTCCTATTTATCTAATTGTTAGCTTAATAACAGGTACTTTTACTATTGCTGCTGTAAGTTTTGTCTCGGGTCTACTTCTAACAAATATCCCATTATTTTCTCAATTTCCACCAATGGATCTTTCCATTGGTGTACTAGTTATTAGTGGAGTAATTTTGTTGCTGGGACATTACCGAGCACTTGATCGGATATCAAAAGTGCTTGTCATATTACTGACTTTGCTTACAGCTATAGCGGTATATTCCCTTATAAATCGTGCCTCTTTAAGTGATATCAGTATAAATCTAATTAATAGTGATCCAAGCCCGTGGACGTTAGCCAACTTGTCTTTTTTAATTCCTTTAATGGGATGGATGCCTGGCCCAGTTGAATTATGCGTTTGGCCATCTCTGTGGATGTTCTCAAGGTCTAAAGATAGTAACTACAACGCAAGTCCTAAAGAAGCTGAATTTGATTTCAATCTTGGGTATCTAGTCACTGTGGTGACGGCAATATTCTTTGTAACTCTAGGTGCCCTAACTATGTATCGGTCTGGAGACGGAATGCTTGAAGGAAGTGGCGTTTCATTCGCTCAAAATCTTATTCGGCTTTATACAGAAGCTATGGGTGGATGGGCAGCTTGGATTATTATTCCCGCTTCTTTTGCGGCAATGTTTAGTACAACTCTAACTTGTCTCGATGCTTACCCTAGAAGCATTTCTGCTACTCAAGGACTACTCTCTGGGAAAGACCGGGGTCAGTTAACATCCAAGTCAGAGCAAAAACGACTAGAAGTTTGGATCGTTTTACATATTTTTGCAGCCTTGAGTGCTCTTTTGATCGCTAAATCAGATGGTATTGGAATCAAAGACTTTGTCTTTGGAGCAATGACAGGCAGTTTCTTGTCGGCCCCTTTGTTTGCATGGATGGCGATGGATACGATTAACAGCAATTTAGTCTCAAAGGAATATCGTTATGGGCCATTAATGAAATCATTATGCTGGGCAGGATTGTTTTTCCTTATTGGGTTTAGCGTTCTTTTTATCTTCAATGCCTTCTTTGGTTTAGGAATTAGAAGTTAA
- a CDS encoding RNA recognition motif domain-containing protein has translation MTIFIGNLSFDAEREDIVYVFSTYGEVKDCKIPLDRESGRKRGFAFVEMVNQADEEKAINDLQDVEWMGRNIRVNKAEPKRDSRDGRRNSNGGRNRR, from the coding sequence ATGACCATCTTTATCGGCAATCTTTCTTTTGACGCAGAGCGAGAGGACATCGTATATGTATTCAGCACTTATGGTGAAGTCAAAGATTGCAAAATACCACTCGATCGTGAATCAGGTCGAAAGCGTGGATTTGCATTTGTCGAAATGGTAAATCAAGCAGATGAGGAAAAAGCAATCAATGATCTCCAGGACGTTGAATGGATGGGGAGAAATATCAGGGTTAACAAAGCAGAGCCAAAGAGAGATTCCAGAGATGGTCGTCGCAATTCAAACGGTGGTCGGAATCGGAGGTAA
- a CDS encoding pyrimidine dimer DNA glycosylase/endonuclease V encodes MTRINLVKPIELSDQHLIAEYREIFMIGSALQRSMKSPNWNITKESLPKNFTLNTGHVRFFYNKGKYLYKRYLDIIEEMKRRGMNPNPRRLFNKEQWPDELYNDWTPNEIDIQVVKERIKEKINQKPHWYRWTI; translated from the coding sequence ATGACTAGAATAAATCTTGTTAAACCTATAGAATTATCTGATCAGCACCTTATTGCCGAATATAGGGAAATTTTCATGATAGGTTCAGCTCTTCAACGGTCAATGAAATCTCCCAATTGGAATATCACAAAAGAATCTTTGCCTAAAAACTTTACATTAAATACAGGTCATGTAAGATTCTTTTATAATAAAGGAAAGTATTTATATAAAAGATATCTAGATATTATAGAAGAAATGAAGAGAAGGGGAATGAATCCAAACCCAAGACGACTATTTAATAAAGAGCAATGGCCAGATGAACTATATAATGATTGGACACCTAATGAAATAGATATTCAGGTTGTAAAGGAAAGAATAAAAGAAAAGATCAACCAAAAGCCTCATTGGTATAGATGGACGATCTAA
- a CDS encoding NAD(P)-dependent oxidoreductase encodes MKEESLGFVGLGAIGLPIAKNLLAAGYNLRVHTRSRTAEKDPGLKGANACSSPRDVAKGCEVFFICVSDDDAVEDVLFGSKGASQSLDKGSLIIDLSTISPSSARSNERTLAKKHIQYIDAPVTGGTEGAINGDLAIFLGCSKQTLGKINPLIKSIATHIYTFGEVGKGQEVKAINQILVAGSYAAVAEAIALGQTLELPMNIVIDALSKGAASSWALANRSKAMLEDQYPLGFKLGLHYKDLLIALKTAEELGLTLEVTKKVKDIEKKLIHNGFSDYDVSVLRRSVAK; translated from the coding sequence ATGAAAGAAGAGTCTTTAGGCTTTGTTGGACTAGGAGCTATTGGGCTTCCAATAGCCAAGAATTTATTAGCAGCAGGCTATAACCTTAGGGTTCATACACGATCACGGACAGCGGAAAAAGATCCAGGCCTAAAAGGTGCTAACGCTTGCTCAAGTCCTAGAGACGTAGCTAAAGGTTGTGAAGTGTTTTTTATTTGCGTTAGTGATGATGATGCAGTGGAGGATGTCCTTTTTGGATCCAAGGGTGCTTCTCAAAGTCTCGATAAAGGTAGTCTTATAATTGATTTGTCTACAATTAGCCCTTCAAGTGCTAGGTCTAATGAAAGAACACTTGCAAAGAAACATATTCAATATATTGATGCGCCTGTCACAGGTGGTACTGAGGGAGCAATAAATGGAGATCTGGCAATTTTTCTTGGATGTAGCAAGCAAACTCTTGGGAAAATAAATCCATTAATTAAATCAATAGCAACTCATATCTATACTTTTGGAGAAGTTGGCAAAGGTCAAGAAGTAAAAGCTATCAATCAAATACTTGTAGCTGGAAGTTACGCTGCAGTAGCTGAAGCAATTGCTTTAGGACAGACATTAGAATTGCCAATGAATATTGTAATTGATGCTTTAAGTAAAGGGGCCGCTAGTTCATGGGCTCTTGCGAATAGGTCGAAAGCCATGTTAGAAGATCAATATCCCCTAGGGTTTAAATTGGGACTTCACTATAAAGATTTATTGATTGCGCTAAAGACAGCGGAAGAATTAGGTTTGACATTAGAAGTAACGAAAAAAGTTAAGGATATTGAGAAGAAGTTAATTCATAATGGGTTTTCAGATTATGATGTTTCTGTACTTAGAAGGTCAGTTGCTAAATAA
- a CDS encoding 2OG-Fe(II) oxygenase yields MELIASYRTKGFEAVADGVMSFFDRRIDLQHRGIAFGYDTAELSEPAKVSTDISLVAIDRSDPESFALSEVIIRGVNAGLKKYLDDRPLFKECTPEKSLFVNPIFNLQRYAPGEGFKKWHYDWTTSNEATEPVHRLLAWILYCNDLSSAGTEFHWQKHYEEAERGKLLIFPAGPSHIHRGRVNKIGTKTIATGWINAGHKDAYIARLANS; encoded by the coding sequence ATGGAACTAATCGCTAGTTACCGCACAAAAGGATTTGAGGCTGTTGCTGATGGAGTTATGTCTTTTTTCGATAGACGTATTGATTTACAGCATAGAGGGATTGCCTTTGGCTATGACACAGCTGAGCTTTCAGAGCCAGCAAAAGTTTCAACCGACATAAGTCTTGTAGCAATTGATCGTTCAGACCCTGAGTCATTTGCACTATCAGAAGTAATCATTAGAGGCGTAAATGCTGGACTAAAAAAGTATTTAGACGATCGTCCGCTATTTAAAGAATGCACACCTGAAAAATCGCTTTTTGTAAATCCTATCTTTAATTTGCAACGCTATGCGCCAGGAGAAGGTTTTAAGAAATGGCATTATGACTGGACTACCAGTAATGAGGCCACAGAACCAGTCCATCGACTACTTGCATGGATACTCTATTGCAATGATCTCAGCTCAGCAGGAACAGAGTTTCACTGGCAAAAACATTATGAGGAGGCAGAGCGAGGCAAGCTATTAATCTTTCCAGCAGGTCCCTCACATATTCATAGAGGGCGAGTTAATAAAATCGGTACTAAAACAATTGCCACTGGCTGGATAAATGCAGGGCATAAAGATGCCTATATAGCCCGATTGGCCAACTCTTAA
- a CDS encoding AEC family transporter, producing the protein MNVISLLTELIPCLLIGYLLGKFNENLSVVIARPLINFGIPISLMGLLLKVGLKMDLIESALMALVAIGILMTILVVIPQLRESISCKTLQLGSGFGNTGYFGIPVALTLLPSQALGYSIGFDLGATLFIWSLGPLLLGGDAHQLLGSRNCNGVLKALIKSPASKGLIGALLVQVSPWHIQLTSFLWGPSKIVIILALVVVGMRLGWIGTSTSSSIRTKLRVIKLSLIMKLLGLPSLMFCLCLLLKLPNLMRNALVLQSAAPTAISILLISQANSHEEEKASSLVVFSTIFALITIPLWSLILKI; encoded by the coding sequence ATGAATGTCATAAGTCTCCTGACAGAATTAATACCGTGTCTACTAATAGGGTATCTACTTGGGAAGTTCAATGAAAATCTATCGGTAGTTATTGCTAGACCGTTAATCAATTTTGGAATACCAATCAGCTTAATGGGCTTATTACTTAAAGTCGGTCTTAAGATGGATTTAATAGAGTCGGCGTTAATGGCATTGGTAGCCATTGGGATTTTAATGACAATATTAGTTGTAATCCCACAGCTTAGAGAGAGTATTTCATGTAAAACATTGCAACTAGGTAGCGGGTTTGGGAATACAGGTTACTTCGGGATTCCAGTAGCACTTACGCTCCTTCCAAGTCAAGCCCTAGGTTACAGCATAGGCTTTGACCTTGGAGCAACGTTATTTATTTGGAGCCTCGGGCCATTGCTCTTAGGAGGTGATGCACATCAATTACTCGGATCGAGGAATTGTAATGGAGTGCTTAAAGCTTTAATTAAGAGTCCAGCTAGTAAAGGGTTGATAGGAGCCCTATTAGTTCAAGTCAGTCCTTGGCATATACAGTTAACATCTTTCCTATGGGGACCATCAAAAATCGTAATAATCCTCGCACTTGTCGTAGTCGGCATGAGATTAGGTTGGATAGGAACGTCTACCAGTTCATCTATTAGAACAAAATTGAGAGTTATCAAATTAAGTTTGATAATGAAATTACTAGGTCTTCCTTCTTTAATGTTTTGTCTATGTCTACTACTCAAATTACCAAATCTCATGCGCAACGCATTGGTTCTACAATCAGCCGCTCCTACTGCGATATCAATATTATTAATCTCTCAAGCGAACTCACATGAGGAAGAAAAGGCATCAAGCCTAGTCGTGTTTAGCACAATCTTTGCTTTAATTACCATACCGTTATGGTCCTTGATCCTAAAGATCTAA
- a CDS encoding ABC-F family ATP-binding cassette domain-containing protein has translation MIEVNSGIARKYSGNYTNYLQQKVQEEYSEAASKKKFQGILRKELSWLRQGPKARSTKQKARLQRIADMQAKPINQPKQTLEIHSLSKRIGKIAIETEALRLTIDGKEKSPVLFDEFTYSFSPEDRVGIIGPNGSGKSTLLDLIDGRRTPNGGLIRLGETVKIGYLDQHTNDLNTGKGLQRKVIDFIEEAAIRINTGKQQITASQLLERFLFSPEQQHSPLNKLSGGEKRRLSLCRLLIQAPNILLLDEPTNDLDINTLSVLEDFIEDFKGCVVIVSHDRYFLDRTVDIIFNFESGKLRRYQGNYSYFLEKKNAQNTNEKKKVNSIKKVGKNSNIAIKNTSQEKNDYERNKPRRLTFKESRELKELNEELPKLEEIKSLLESKIASGAGDIIKNSLELAQIIESLEKAETRWIELSELNE, from the coding sequence ATGATTGAAGTTAATAGTGGAATAGCCAGGAAATACTCAGGAAACTATACAAATTATCTTCAGCAAAAAGTTCAGGAGGAGTACTCTGAAGCAGCTAGCAAGAAAAAATTTCAAGGTATTTTAAGGAAAGAATTATCTTGGTTAAGACAAGGGCCAAAAGCAAGAAGTACAAAGCAAAAGGCTCGCCTTCAAAGGATTGCTGATATGCAAGCAAAGCCTATTAATCAACCGAAGCAAACTTTAGAAATACATTCGCTCAGCAAAAGGATAGGGAAAATAGCAATCGAAACAGAAGCTCTTCGATTAACAATTGATGGGAAAGAGAAGAGCCCAGTTCTTTTTGATGAATTTACTTATAGTTTTAGCCCAGAAGATAGAGTGGGTATTATTGGACCAAACGGAAGTGGAAAGTCGACTCTTTTAGACCTAATAGATGGGAGAAGGACTCCAAATGGAGGATTAATTCGATTAGGCGAAACGGTTAAAATTGGTTACCTTGACCAGCACACCAATGATTTAAATACTGGTAAAGGCTTGCAAAGAAAGGTTATTGATTTTATTGAAGAAGCTGCAATTAGAATAAATACAGGGAAACAACAAATCACTGCATCCCAATTACTAGAAAGATTTCTTTTTTCTCCTGAGCAACAACATAGTCCCCTCAACAAGCTTTCAGGAGGAGAGAAGAGGAGACTTAGCCTATGCAGATTGCTTATTCAAGCTCCAAATATATTACTTTTAGATGAGCCAACTAATGATTTAGATATAAATACATTGAGTGTACTGGAAGATTTCATTGAAGATTTCAAAGGCTGTGTTGTTATTGTTTCACACGACCGTTATTTTTTAGATCGTACAGTCGATATAATATTCAACTTTGAGTCTGGGAAGTTAAGAAGATATCAAGGGAATTACAGTTATTTCCTAGAGAAAAAAAATGCACAAAATACTAATGAAAAGAAGAAAGTTAATAGCATTAAAAAAGTTGGTAAAAACTCAAACATTGCTATAAAGAATACTAGCCAAGAAAAGAATGATTATGAGAGAAACAAACCAAGGAGGCTTACCTTTAAAGAATCAAGAGAGCTTAAAGAATTAAACGAAGAATTACCTAAACTAGAAGAGATAAAGTCTTTATTAGAATCTAAGATTGCAAGTGGGGCAGGAGATATCATTAAGAATAGTTTAGAGCTTGCTCAAATAATTGAGAGTCTTGAGAAGGCAGAGACCAGATGGATTGAGCTCAGTGAGCTTAACGAATAA
- a CDS encoding YSC84-related protein, whose protein sequence is MRRLDLRSILLISIVGLSGALQNDAQSALRQCISEEGATKRSLIALEKFKEVPRLKNYFKQSNAYAVFPNVVKGGIGIGGARGDGEVFQKCKAIGSTSMTQVSVGFQLGGQAFSQIIFFKNKSDTDRFTQGKFEFGASASAALITEGAATEAAYSDGVGVLTLSKGGLMYEASIGGQKFNFSPYK, encoded by the coding sequence ATGAGAAGACTTGATTTAAGATCTATCTTATTGATATCTATTGTTGGACTAAGTGGTGCTTTGCAAAATGATGCTCAATCAGCACTGAGGCAATGTATATCTGAAGAAGGCGCCACTAAAAGAAGCCTGATTGCTCTTGAGAAGTTTAAAGAGGTGCCAAGGTTAAAGAACTACTTTAAACAATCCAATGCATATGCTGTCTTCCCAAATGTTGTAAAAGGTGGCATTGGAATTGGTGGAGCTCGCGGGGATGGGGAAGTCTTTCAAAAATGTAAGGCAATTGGATCAACGTCTATGACACAAGTCTCAGTAGGCTTTCAGCTAGGGGGGCAAGCTTTCAGCCAAATTATTTTCTTTAAGAATAAAAGTGATACAGATAGATTCACTCAAGGGAAGTTCGAATTTGGCGCATCAGCAAGTGCTGCACTGATAACTGAAGGTGCAGCAACAGAAGCGGCATATAGTGATGGTGTCGGAGTTTTGACTTTGTCAAAGGGAGGATTGATGTACGAGGCAAGTATTGGCGGCCAAAAGTTTAATTTTTCACCTTATAAATGA
- a CDS encoding PspC domain-containing protein, producing MAGLQLAKEDKIIFGVCKGLENSRRGSAFLWRIIFIVSTCTLGFPFLIYIGLALFLPKSK from the coding sequence ATGGCAGGCCTTCAATTAGCAAAGGAAGACAAAATTATTTTTGGGGTTTGCAAAGGTCTTGAAAATTCTAGAAGAGGCTCTGCATTCCTTTGGCGAATTATTTTTATAGTTTCAACGTGCACATTAGGTTTCCCATTCTTGATTTATATAGGCTTAGCCTTATTCCTACCAAAATCAAAATAA
- the psbN gene encoding photosystem II reaction center protein PsbN, whose product MESSSFHPTPYLMIGIILFFLFGSVAYGMYNSFGPGAKGLTDSIDEHARMHELGIAHTHGDN is encoded by the coding sequence TTGGAATCATCTAGCTTTCACCCTACACCTTATCTAATGATAGGAATTATTTTATTTTTCTTATTTGGTTCAGTAGCATATGGAATGTACAACTCATTTGGTCCTGGCGCCAAAGGATTGACAGATAGTATTGATGAACATGCACGTATGCATGAATTAGGCATTGCTCATACTCATGGAGACAACTAA